A single genomic interval of Oncorhynchus gorbuscha isolate QuinsamMale2020 ecotype Even-year linkage group LG25, OgorEven_v1.0, whole genome shotgun sequence harbors:
- the LOC124013612 gene encoding zinc finger protein 853-like: MNLLQPTLVCQQQLVNPLQPSLSLHQQLVNPLQPSLVCQQQLVNPQQQSLVCRQQLMNPLQLLMGHRQQLVNPLQPSLVCQQQLVNPLQPSLFHQQQLMNPLQPSLGQQKQLVNPLQQSLLCRQQLVNSLRQSLVFLQQLMNLLQPSLMHQKQLVNPLQPSLVCQQQLVNPLQPSFMHQKQLVNPQQKSQLCRQQLVNPLQLSQSQQKQLVIPLHPSQFQQQQLVNPLHPSQFQQQQLVNPLHPSQFHQQQLVNPLHPSQFHQQQLVNPLHPSQFQQQQLMNPLQPSLSQQKQLFNPHQQSKLC; this comes from the coding sequence ATGAACCTTCTACAACCAACACTGGTGTGtcaacaacaactggtgaacccactacaaccatcattgagtcttcatcaacaactggtgaacccactacaaccatcactggtgtgtcaacaacaactggtgaacccacaaCAACAGTCACTGGTGTGTCGACAACaactgatgaacccactacaactgTTAATGGGGCAtcgacaacaactggtgaacccactacaaccatcactggtgtgtcaacaacaactggtgaacccactacaaccatcactgtttcatcaacaacaactgatgaacccactacaaccatcactgggtcaacaaaaacaactggtgaacccacttcAACAGTCACTGCTGTGtcgacaacaactggtgaactCACTACGACAATCACTGGTGTTTCTACAACAACTAATGAACCTTCTACAACCATCATTGATGCATcaaaaacaactggtgaacccactacaaccatcactggtgtgtcaacaacaactggtgaacccactacaaccatcatTTATGCATcaaaaacaactggtgaacccacaaCAAAAGTCACAGCTGTGtcgacaacaactggtgaacccactacaactgTCACAGAGTCAACAAAAACAACTGGTGATTCCACTACATCCGTCACAGTTTCAgcaacaacaactggtgaacccactacatccatcacagtttcagcaacaacaactggtgaacccactacatccgtcacagtttcatcaacaacaactggtgaacccactacatccgtcacagtttcatcaacaacaactggtgaacccactacatccatcacagtttcagcaacaacaactgatgaacccactacaaccatcactgagTCAACAAAAACAACTGTTCAACCCACATCAACAGTCAAAGCTGTGTTGA